The Biomphalaria glabrata chromosome 7, xgBioGlab47.1, whole genome shotgun sequence region GATGTTTCAAAGGGCCGGAAAGAACCGCGTCCGGGACGGAAATGGTCCGCTGGTCGTAGTTTGGTCATCACTGCACTAAACAAAATGCAGTTTCAAAAGTATAGTGCAAGGAATCGGAAAAGTTAAGTGCATATAATCTCCTTGAACTACATTTCAACATTTCCGAGTGTTCAAGTGTCTGATACCAGCCATAGGCTGAAATAATAGGCAAATGGTTCGTGAAAACTTCTATCAAACAAAGCCCAAGGGCGAGTTACTTGGGTACAGACGATTTAGGTGGGACTTGCATTTTGATTTATAATCAACACTAGTATTTCACGTCCGATGATTAAAGATTATTGGTACAGATTAAACTTGTACATgtcagaaaaacacaaacagTTCTTCAGGATAGTAGTAATTGTGCGAAATGTTAGCTTGGTCCAAGACTTGGGTGTGAATGAAATACCGTTTACACACTTTtggcaagacagacagacagtcacacatacagacagagtgagttgttataagttttgtaaaaatctacTTAAGTACTCCCCAAGCGAAACATAGAAGACTTTCATATGAACTGCTCCCACATAAATACTACGACCATGATTAGTGGCTCATTATTTGGGCTATGTGGTGTGCATAATATTTCTAAGCTTAATGGATCCCTTTGAGGTACAACGTTTGTGAAGTAAATCAGGTAGGcttctttataaatatatttcgtTAAAGATAATATGATCATTTTGTGTGCCCTTATGAAAAACCAATGGCTATCTCTATTAGGCCAACATAGGTCTCCATAAACTGAGTCGAAAAGCTAATTATTTACCATTTGTGTGTAGCGCgtctatagcatgctcagtaaGCTTAGGTCTTCCATTCTCAGTGTTATATGGTCCTACACGCTCAGTTCTATTAGGTCTTCCATTCTCAGTGTTATATGGTCCTACACGCTCAGTTCTATTAGGTCTTCCATTCTCAGTGTTATATGGTCCTACACGCTCAGTTCTATTAGGTCTTCCATTCTCAGTGTTATGAGGTCCTCCACGCTCAGTTCTATTAGGTCTTCCATTCTCAGTGTTATGAGGTCCTCCACGCTCAGTTCTATTAGATCTTCCATTCTCAGTGTTATGAGGTCCTCCACGCTCAGTTCTATTAGATCTTCCATTCTCAGTGTTATGAGGTCCTCCACGCTCAGTTCTATTAGGTCTTCCATTCTCAGTGTTATATGGTCCTCCACGCTCAGTTCTATTAGGTCTTCCATTCTCAGTGTTATGAGGTCCTCCACGCTCAGTTCTATTAGATCTTCCATTCTCAGTGTTATGAGGTCCTCCACGCTCAGTTCTATTAGATCTTCCATTCTCAGTGTTATATGGTCCTCCACGCTCAGTTCTATTAGGTCTTCCATTCTCAGTGTTATATGGTCCTCCACGCTCAGTTCTATTAGGTCTTccatgcagggccggccttaggccactgcagcctatgcggttgcagtaggccccgcgctttcataggcctcgcgctaattctaagtgtgcattattaaattaaaccattataacgtatataaaataacagggttttcgcgacctcttGATTTT contains the following coding sequences:
- the LOC129927328 gene encoding uncharacterized protein LOC129927328, translating into MEDLIELSVEDHITLRMEDLIELSVEDHITLRMEDLIELSVEDLITLRMEDLIELSVEDLITLRMEDLIELSVEDHITLRMEDLIELSVEDLITLRMEDLIELSVEDLITLRMEDLIELSVEDLITLRMEDLIELSVEDLITLRMEDLIELSV